Genomic segment of Arachis stenosperma cultivar V10309 chromosome 4, arast.V10309.gnm1.PFL2, whole genome shotgun sequence:
CAAAGACCCTCAATAAAGCGGGTAAGctagtttttaaaaaatctattcTTAATAGCCTACCTATGTACTATCTAAGTTTGTACAAGTTGCCAAAGGCAGTAGCGGAGAAGTTGATCGCCTTACAAAGACGGTTCTTGTGGAGTAAAGAGGACGAGAGGACCGGTATGCCACTAGTGAGATAGGAGGTAGTGATGGCTCCTAAAAAGGTGGGTGAATTGGGAGTGGGAGATGCAGTGCTTTGGAATACAGCCCTTCTGTTTAAATGGTGGTGGCGGTTTTCAAAAGAGAATTGCCCCTTATGGAAGAAAGTAGTGTGTTCTTGTAATAGCATGAATCCTTCTAAGATGCTGCGTGGTCAACCGTTGCCTCCAAGAAGGGGTCCTTGAAGGAATATTTGTCAGCTTCGAATAAGGGAGTCACAAATCAGGGAGAAGATGATCAGAGGCCTATCAATGGATGTAGGGAATGGCAGAACAACCCACTTTTGGGAGGATGTCTGGCTACCTGGTGGTGTCTTGAAGGATATGTTTCCAAGACTTTTCTCGGTCTCAAACCTTAAAAGATCTGTTATAAGGGACTGCGGGTTTTGGGATGGGTTAGAGTGGACATGGAGCTTCCAATGGAGGAGACAGTTGTTTCAATGGGAACTAGAACTTTTGAACCAACTCCATGAGACCTTACTGTCAGTGAAGCTAACAACTAAGAAAAAGGATAGGgttgtttgaaaatttgataaaactaGTATTTTCTCGACTAACTCTTTTGTGCAGGTGATGCAGGAAGCAGTCCTCCCGGAGGAAATAACTAGCTATAGCTTCACTAGTACTATTTGGAGGGGCTTCGTCCCATACAGGGTCGAACTGTTTACTTGGTTTATGTTGATTGAGAGGATTAATACTAAAGAAAGACTATCCAGACTAGGTCTTATTGGTCAGCTTGATAATATCTGTGCTTTATGTTGTAAGTCTGTTGAGTCTGTTTTTCATCTGTTTATTGGTTGCGAGCTCACTTGACAGGTGTGGTGTGCGTGGATTTTCACCCTTGGAAGGTCATGGCCCATACCAGGTACACTGAAGCAACACTTTAAGAGCTGGACGCATGCTGCACAGAGAAAGATTGAGAGAAAGAGGTAGTTGGTTGGATTCTGTGTTGTAGTTTGGGCAATTTGGCTAGAGAGGAATGATATAGTCTTCAATAATCATGGCTCAAGAGTAGTGGAAATCATCAATAGGCCTTTTATGCACTCTGACGAGTGGCTTGGTGGTGCTCCCTTTGGTTGTTGATGGCAATACCGAAGATGACAAGGGGTTGATATCACTTTTGGGGTTGTTAGTAATGTTTGTATTTTGAGATTTACTTATGTTTCCTGGATTTGGTTGCTCCACCATGTTGTGTTGAGCGCTtcttaattcaaaaaaaaaacaataatatcaaatatatctcaAAATCAAAAcacagagagaagagaagaaagtaGAGGAAGAAAGGAGGAGGAGACAACGACAGAGAAAGAGAAGCCACCGATAGGTGCTGGGTGACGGCGATGAAGTGCGAGAGAGAGTGCGTGAAGGGCGCGAGAGAGATGTGGGTGCTGGGCAACGGTGACGGAGCGCGAGAACGACTTAAGTGCTGGGCAACGACAATGGAGTGCAAGAAAGAACGTGCGGccacgagagagagagagagagagagagagagagagagagagagagagagggaaagtGAAATCGGCAGTGAAGAGTGGAATAAGGGGTGTGATTGTTATTGACAGAGGCAGAAGCCACTAAAATCGGCAATGAAGAGTGGAATCTGCAGCGAAACGAAGAAGGGGGAATAAAGGGTGTGATTATTGAGATCCAGTGAAGAGAGGAGAAAGACCAAGGGTAGGCAGggttcttttttttaattagtaagggtattttaataattttacttATTTATGTCTCTGTATTTATTTTAAACCAAATAGGATACTAAACATAATTCAGTCTTGTACACTTTTATACCAAACACAATACTGAGACTTATTTCAGTCTCTATCTTTCAATCTCAGTTTCTATCTCTTCCAAACGCTACCTAATTGCTACATTAAAAAGCTTCGAGTTGTGGTATTTTAATATTGTAATATGGTATCTCTAACTCTAGACTTAACCTTTAATTTATTACTTTCAGCCATGTTTTATTTCTCTAATTCGATTCTCTAAGAAGAAAATAGAGTGAGAATTCAAAAAAAGTCATACATATAATAAATTCCTTTTGgtgtccaattttttttttatttgatttttcattTTGATATTTAGAATAGAATAGCGTTAAAGTTGTCATTGTCTAATATTAAATACTcatatacataaaattataaaaattattgcttatttacaaatataatttataaaaaaaatttcgtatattaataaaaaaatttgatgtgTTCTAATTTTATACTTTATGTTATGTGTATATTATAtgtaaaaattaaagttaatacCAGACTCGATTTACAAGAATTTCATATAAATAATGATATGTTGGACTTcagtttttgttttttcatttgATGTGTTTTAAACTTAGCTATAGAACACATACAATTcttagaattttgaatttttcatgAATAGTATTATAGATTAATTCATATGTATATTCAAAAGGAAATATTAAATAGCCaaaagattttaataaaattagtatAAAGTATAATAAAACAGGgtgtcaaaaatatttttgtttgtatatatttatgtaATATATATTTATCCAATGAACAAAAACAAGTAGTTACTTAATTAGATTTTAGTATCAATATATATTtgctattttttattagaatccAACACACAACGAACAATATTATGGAATAAGTATTTAGCCAGCGCATCGCGTGGGAATTTTTCTAATTCAAATAAATGTGTCGATACCAAAGCATTGAATGACATCATGAATGTGTTCTTCGATCAACAGACAGCATTGAATGACATCATGAATGTGTTCTTCGATCAACAGACACTTCAATAAGCTTCTCCCTCTCTTCATCCGGTTTAACTGTTACTGGCATATCTAATAGCATATTTGATGGGGCAAAATACATGTGTAGAGACATCATACAAATAATAATACCCAAGAAAAGCTGCAAAGAGAAACAGGAAATTAGTATCCAGCGTCAGCCTGATAATAGAGCATAAATGGTTTGACAAACATATCAATATTCTTCAACCTCCACACAAGAGACAACTCAACGAGAATAACAAACAACGTCATTTGCTTATAAAGAATGGACAATGGTCTAAACAAAGAAACATCATCTTTTAATACGTATAATAAAGATAAATTTGCCTATTGAAATACGTTATTTAGATAAGACTTCTTACAAAAATCACACCAAAAGATTCAATAGAAACCAAACGATAAATGAAAGCACTAGATAAAAGGTTGCTTATCCTGTGGAGCAGCATCCTACAATTAAATCTCCACGTGGTCTATAAACTCCAAAATATTATGTTCAATAAATTATGCAGGCCATGCTTAGTTCAAAAATTTTACCTGCAACGTAGGTTTGAAGCTGAATAGGAATATTGATATTATCATTGTCAGAAGCATTGCCATTGATGTGGAATATACCTAAGGAAGATGACACAACTATGAGTAAATGGAGAAAAATTGCATGAAGAAACCAACAAATACTGTGACACAATACTAAATTACTACTTTCAGGGGCTCAACAAAAATCCACAAAATGATATGCATCATATTCACAATGTGGAGAAATACATGATAAAAAAGGGACTTGCAAGAGCCAAGAGCACCAAAGGATTTACCTTAACAATATTGTCAGCATGTTTCATCAACCAGGAAACCAAAAGACCAGTAGACCCTAGATTTAATACCACCATCCAAGTAGTGATAGTGTATCCATTGAATATACGTTGCCACCAGGGTCCATTTTCAAATCCACCTCTAAAATCATCCAAAGCAAGTCGTGCCATATTGAAGATTGTACCAAACCTGGATACAACTTAGGGAGTTCCTATTAGTGCATTTCTAAAAGATATCTAACCAGTATAATAAGTTGCAcggaagaaaacaaggaaagtAATAATCTTATCAGAGAAAACAGTGCAGAAATGCATTCCTCCTAATTCTAAAAgaaagttcagaatgattaagTAAACGTAGTACAGAATGATGATGCACCAGATATTCCACCACTGATGGAAATCCCAATGCATTTACAGAAAACAAGATTCACAATCAAAGTAAACACACCGCATTCAATACTTGCCAAAATACAGTAGCAACAAGATAACAATattcatttaatattttaaaggagAGAAGATAAGGAATAAATATCTTTGATAAAACCAGGTTAACCAATAAACGAACACATTTGGCATGACATATTTAAGAAAAAAGTACCTACGTGTATAACTGTATATTCTGCCAGTATAAGCTATCATTGTTTTTCTTCATCAAGAACTCAGTATAAATTCCAGCTAAAGCTGAGAGACAAGCTGACAGAACTCCTAACATGTAACCCTGTATTGGTGCTGAGAATAGTGAATCACATGAAGCCTCTCCACAGCCCCTAACCTAAATCAACAAGCAGTAAAAGTTCCACTCAGCAACACCAGCATGAAGTTTTCTTATATACTAACCATAAGTAATGATAAAAACGAAAACAAGTGAAATATACTTCAAGCATCTTctgataaaataacttaaaacgGTTAAACCAGAAAACTAGAGTTGCAagactgagtttctggcacctGGCTTGTGGTTGTCCCAACAGCCAACAGCACGATCGCCATCCACTGCAAGGTTGAAAGCTTCCTCCCTAAGAACAACCTAGAAATATCTGCTTGACATCAGCACTAATTGAGAAAACAAATCATACCATACACAAATTGACAGATAAAAACAGCTTGAAGCAGACACTGCTCCTAATTCCGAAAGAGAGAAAGCACCTGAATAGTATTCCAGTGGTCACAATCTTTAGATTGCCCATTATCTGGTAGGTGGAAGTGTCAACATATGTGAGGGTAGCAAACTGCACATTGTTGTGGATCAGATATATAATTGAAGGAATGGGGTAAAGAATCACTGTTCTCCACTCAGTTGTCATCTTTGGCAGAGGTGACTTTTTACATTCCCTCCATAGAAAGAAACTTGACACCGCAAGCTGTTACAAACACCAAACAATGTGAACAAAACTCAAGCTTTGTTGCCATCAactaaaattgataaaaaaataagaggGGAACAGTGATTCTGACCTTGAAAACCTCAGCAAGAAATGGGATAGTGGCATAATCATACTTATACTTTCCATTACTTTGCGAGAGGGTTGTCAATATTCCCTGCCATATGAAAGAATCAAAATCAGTGAATTGAAGTTTTAAATTACtctattttttgttattgtttttCTGCTTTGAGTGGAATACATGGTAAGAGGCATGGGAAAGGGATGAGATTATGGTAGAAATTTAGATTTGGGGAGAATGGAGGTAAACCTGAGAACTGGTGAGAACGGTGAGGAGCACCGCGACAAAGTACCActgcattttcttcttcttcgagCAAGCTGTGCAGTGCAGATCCACCCCGGAAAGGAAATGCGCTTAAACACAGCGTTTTATCACCCGATCCCAAAACCTTGCATTCTcaatatttgaaaaagagtaATAAAAATAAGGATAAAGTACTATTTTGATCCCAACGTTTGAGCCGAATCCTAATTTGGTCATTAACGTTTCAAACGTCCTATTTCACTTTCAAAAAGATTTAAACAGGTTTGATGTGGTCTTACCATTAAAATTGACACTAATAATTAACGAAGTGAGTGACTTGGACGTTAATAATGTTACTAGTTAAACCATATCTTCTTTCATGTGTTAGAAAATTATAACCAAACCTTCTTGTAACATTTTTTCTCCTTAATTTTCTTGTTGTACAAAACTTTAAATCCTAACCAAGGTTGCAAGAACCAAAACGGTCATTAAACCGGTCATGTGACTGATTTGATGGTTTAATGGTCTAACCGGAATCGAACCATGGTTaaaccggtttaattaaatataaaataaaaatattaaaaattcaatataaagttttaaatatttaaatttaataacttttaaattaataaaattcaaaattttgcCTAATAACTTGTCTATAATTTATCAACaaaaattcacaaattcaaacattaaaatttatgactaaaagaaaaatcaaaacacACATAATTAACAAACACATTATGTTCTAACACTAAAAAAACAAATTAGTTTAAAACACTACTTACACAAATTTCTAATTATCAAACTCAAACTTACACAAATTACATATAGTTAACAACTAAGTATTGATTATTCAACACAAATTACCAATGTTCTGAAAACTGGACCGATCATCAAGCCGCTCTAATTACTGGTTCATtggttcaaccggttcaaccAGAAAAATCGTTTTATAATAAACACATGATTCtataaaaattcaatgaatAAAGCAACTGATTCTAAACACTCTTCTACTGCATTTTTTTACTTCAAAAGGGGATCATAAACAACTAGTTCTATGAATAAACAAACTACAACGATATGCAATGCCAAAAATAGGCCAATGATGAAATAATAAAGGGTTTCTCTCTTCAATTCTATGTTCAAGCTTGTAGCAGACCAGAATCAATAGAATAATACCGTTGAAATAGTCTTCCTTCTTAATTCTTACATACCTCAAAGAATTTCCtacaaaatgaaaattgaaCACAACACACAGccttaaaacaaaaacaaaacaacaCTCAGAAATCAATCACCTCTTCCAAACACAGCCTTAAAACAAAACAGAACAACATTCAGAGTATGAGCATTGATCACAAAATTGATTtctgaaacaaaaaaaaaacagcagAACAACATTCAGAGTTCGAGCATTGATCACAAAAAATTGATTTCTGAAACAAAACAAACACAGCAAAACCAGCAGAACAGCATTCAGAGTTTGAGCACTGATCACAAAAAATTGATTTctgaaacaaaacaaacaatCAACAAAACAATGAAAACATGAAGCATATAATAAATCAATGATCACAAATATCCGGCAGTAATCTCAAAGACAACAATAAATACACAACAACAATTTagcaaataaacaagaacaagacCTACACAGAAAATCCAACAAATTAAATCACAGCAACCTAACAATTTGGCAAGTTAAAAACAACAGTAGCCCAACAATTTAGCAAATTATCAACTTAACAAGTTCAAGAACAGAAAAtcacaacaaaaacaaaaaataaaaataaaaataacagaagaacaacagaacaacaaaacaacaacaCATGAACAATTAGCAAATTAACAAGTTAACAATAACAGTTGAAATTTACCAGAAGAACACTAATGCAAGTGGAATCATCATGCTAATATGTTTTCTGCAAGGATGCTATTTGTGCAGCTAAAATTTCCTAATTACTGAGATCCAATTATCCTAATTTCACATGCAATCAACTTACTAAGTTTCTAAAAGCTAGAAATTATAAAACCAACCAGAAATATGGTtaaagcatttcatcaaacatgttGAGTGCGGTGAAATTAAAACGAAATAAGAGAATTCTAAGCTTAGTATCTATGTGataaagaagagaacataacTATTGTATACTTTAATTCAGTCTAtgaaaaaaatccaaaccacTACCAAATCAAATAGTTACTTATTGTAATGGAATACAGAAGTTGCAGAGTTTGAAGCAGAGTATTGGTGTTGTGTGAGTGCATTGTCTGGTGGCGGGTTTAGGGAACTCACGGCGGCGACAAAAGAGTGCATTGGTCGCGGAGTTTGAAGCAGAGCAACGTGGCTTCCAGACGAACGCGAATGCGAACTCCAACGGTGAACGGCGAGTGAACGCGAACGGTGAACGCCGAGCGAACGTGAACGGCGAAGAACGCCAGCGAAGACGACGGTTGAACGAAGACGAACGTGAACGGCAAACAAACGGCGGCGGAAGCGCGGCTGAGCAGACAAAGACGACGGACGCCGAGCTCGAGGAAGCAGCTGCGATCGGTGACAGCGAACAGGGGTTGAAGACTTGGAGCACGAGGGAAGCTAGATAGACGGACGGATGGCGAACTTTGAGTGCGACGGACGGCGGCAATATGCCACTCCTTGCGGCGGTGGTGTAGGCTTACAGTGCTAGGGTTTTTTGGCTGAGTTTCTGTGATTTCTTTCTGtacgaaagaaaaaaagaaagggagaCAGAAACGAAAGAGCTTCCATTTGTGTGTAAACCGGCCGGGTTCCGGTTCGGTCCGAACCGGCCGGTTCAATGATTTTTAACCAGTTTTTTTCAATGGTTTTACATATCTGACCGAACTGTTAACAGTTTATGGTTGGATTTGTCCGACCAACCGATTCGGTCTGATTTTTAGAACTATGCAAATTACACACAATTTCTACATATATGCAACAACCCAATGATACATACAGCTTCAGAATACAAAATTAACAATTATATACAAAACTTAAACTCATATGTTAGAATTAACAATTACCATCACTAatcaacaaaattattttaaaaattaacttccaaaaaactataaaaaattagagaaattaagaagaataattaactcaaaactatagattaattataactaatttcagaaaaaaatttaggattgaAGAAGCAATGGAGGAGTACTCACTAGAAAAGAAAAGACACTCGAGCAATAGAGACGTCCGTGAAGAGGTGACGGCTGAGCAGTTAAACGAAGGTGACAGCCAAGTAGTTAAACGAAGGTGATGTCAATGAGGACAAGCGAGCATAGAACTTCGTGTTTCGCTTGAGGTAGAGTGAGATCAGAGAGAGAGCttgaagagagagaagatgagCAGAGACGTCCATGATAGTGACGAGAACAAGCCGAGCACACGTCCCCGACGGCAACGAGAATAAGGACAAGAGACCTTCGCAACGACAATAATGTGCTCTGTATGACATAATGTCGGCAGTTGACGGCACCCTCTAACCGAGAAGAGGAGTTCAACGATGACAATGGAGAAGGTGGCTACAagtaggggtggcaaacgggcctAAACCCATTGGACCGGCCCgcgtaacccgccaaaaaaggcGGGCCGAACTAAAAATTTGGGACCGCCAAATAGTAAAAGCCAGCCTAACCCGCCCTGCTTAAACCGCAGGTTTTGGCGTGGCGGGGCAGGATGGgcttccccccccccccccccccgagCTTAGGTTTTCTTGATAAGAgggtatttttgtaatttttttgccAAAACCTAACTTTTTTCAACCTAACTTACAAGagaataaagaagaaaattgagtgttttggattatgtttattttgttttggggataata
This window contains:
- the LOC130976971 gene encoding CMP-sialic acid transporter 1, which produces MQWYFVAVLLTVLTSSQGILTTLSQSNGKYKYDYATIPFLAEVFKLAVSSFFLWRECKKSPLPKMTTEWRTVILYPIPSIIYLIHNNVQFATLTYVDTSTYQIMGNLKIVTTGILFRLFLGRKLSTLQWMAIVLLAVGTTTSQVRGCGEASCDSLFSAPIQGYMLGVLSACLSALAGIYTEFLMKKNNDSLYWQNIQLYTFGTIFNMARLALDDFRGGFENGPWWQRIFNGYTITTWMVVLNLGSTGLLVSWLMKHADNIVKVYSTSMAMLLTMIISIFLFSFKPTLQLFLGIIICMMSLHMYFAPSNMLLDMPVTVKPDEEREKLIEVSVDRRTHS